TGCTTGCTTCTCAAATTGCTCCTTGGGTACCAGTAGGAGCAGGATGACCACAATGGATGCCATGAACGAAGTGGAGTTGCTGTAGAAGAAACCAAGGTACCGGGGCCTCCTGTTGTCATGCAGGACCGGGTTGCCGGCCTCGTATCCTTCGTTGCTGCTCTGCCAAGCTCCGCCTGGCGGTTCCAGGCCGGCCTGGTAGGTGACACTTGCCACAAGGATTCCTAGCAGCATGAGGTACTTGCGGTTGGCATGTATCCTCTTCTTCCTGGTGACCACCTTGTCTTCTGTCTTCTCCACATCTGCTCCTTGTGTTGTGTTGCTATTGCTGTGGCTGTTGGGCGTCACCACCCCTCGTGTAGTGCTTCCGCCGCCCGTGAACAAAAATACCATGAACAATAGTACTATGAAGAAAAGGACCACTGCTACCAACACGAACACGTAGATGGATGTCTTCAAGTACTGCGTGCTTCCGGCGGCGTAGGCACCCATGAGGCCGAACAAGCCCGCCGCCGTGCAAACGGACAGCGCGTGGCTTCGTATCGCCGGCCTGTACAGGTTGGGGTTGACGAGGAGAATGATGAGGGCAATGGACAACATGAAGCTCACCGAGTTGCAGTAGAAGAAAGCCTTGTAGCGGCGCGGGAAGTTGTACAAGAGGACCGGGTCGCCGGCGTGGTGCCTGgaccggtcgtcttggagcagGAAACCGCCCGGAGGAGTGAGGCCGGCTTGGTAGGTGATGGTCGCCGCCAATATGGCGAAGAGGAGCAACCGCTTGCGTGTCCTCTCCACATGCTcatcatccttcttcctgctgCTGTTGGTGTGGTCCAGCGTGATGAAGACGACGTGGATCACCACGTAGACAAGGACGGCACCTGCCAAGGCGATGGCGTAGATCGAGGTGCTCACATCCCGGCAGCTCCCGGCGGCGTAGGCGCCGATGAGGCCGAACAGGTCCAGTATCATGACTGCTTCCAGCACGTGGTGCCTGTGCAGAATTAGCTTCTTCTGGACCAAGACGATGGCGACTAGGGACGCCACGAAGGCGACCGAGTTGCAGTAGAAGAAAGCCTTGTAGCGCCGGGCATTCGTCGTCAGCAGGATGGGATCGCCGGCTTTGTGGCCGTCCCGGTTGTCCTGCCAGACGCCGCCCGGCGGGTCCAGCCCGGCTTGGTATGTGATCGTCGCCGCAAGAGTGGCAAGCAGCAGCACAAGAGACCGAGCTTGGTCCGCTGCTTTCTCGTTCTCTGTTGGCTCACGCTTTGCTCCTCCCTGATTTGCCATTGCTTGTGGTTGTATCACTGGCTCTGACTTCTTCCTCACGGCGACGATGGCCCGTACAACCAATAGGAGGAACAGTATGTATACCAGGACGGCAGGGACCTGACCGACCACGTAGACGGTCGTGTCGGTCTGCCTGCAGCTGCCGGCGGTGTAGGCGCCGACGAGGCTGCCCAGCGCCACCACGATGAACCCGTAGGCGTTGATCTCGCGGAGCGTCCTGTCGAGGAGCACCACGATGATGAGCAGCGACGCGACGAACGACGTGGTGTTGAAGGCGAAGAACACCGCCAGGCGCGCGTTGTGGCTGTCCTTGAGAATGGCGTCGccggggcggtggccggcctCGGTGCTGTCCCAGAATccccccggcgagctcagcccggCCACGTACGTGATGCTCACGGCGAACGTCGCGAGAAGCATCAGGACCTTGCGCTTGCGCAgccgttcttcttcttcttcgacgACGCCCGTACCGGAACCGGAGTCGGGGTTCTTGCCAGGCTGCGAAGCCGCAAGCAACTCAGGGAGCTGTTGTTCTTCCACTTTGCCTACGATAACGCTACCGGAGCTGGAGTCGGTGAAGCGGGAGGCCATCGCCATCTGAACCATGAGGTAGACGACGACTGTGCTCACCAGCAGCGAGGAGTAGATGGTGGTGAACGTGTCGCGGCAGGTACCGGCGGCGTAGGCTCCCATGAGGCTGAGCAGGTCCAGCACCATGGCCGCCTGCAGCGGGCGGACGGCGATCCATGGATTCTTCTTGTACTCGCAGATGATTTTGGAGTGGTCCTCCTTGTCGTCGAGGGAGGCGAGAATgaggatgaggacgatgacgacgagcGACGCGGCGAACGCGGTGGCGTTGCAGTAGAAGAACACCAAGTAGCGTTGGTGGTGGGTGTCCCGGATGATGGGATCGCCGGCGAGGTGTCCGTCGGCCGTGCCCTGCCAGACATCCCCGGGTGGGCTGAACGCGGCAGCGTACGTCACCGTGGCCACAAGCGAGGCCAGGAGCAGGATGTATTTCCGGAGCTCCAACATGAGGCGGTCACTCGTGGGCATGGACTCAtctttgctcttgatttcttgtGTTTGTTTCTGATTGGTATCACTTTGGCTCATTTCTTGCGTTTCCTCGGTGATAGTGTCCTGTGTTTGTCCGGTGGTAGGAAGCTCGGTTTGTGGCATGGAGGAAGGGAACACCATTGGACCTCAACCTCAAGTAGGACATGGTCTCAAGCTCTGTCTGATCAGATATATAAGGGCTATTCATATGTAGGAAATGCAAGGCCAACAGACCTATGATAATCACAAAGTTCAATCATGAGGTAGTACAGCAGCCTGAGCTGGATGCCTGCGTAGTTTACATGACATCAGTGACGTGAAGGTTTTAAGATTATTCTTCACATTCTTTTCTATTCTGTATCTGTATGAATGGATTGTGTGGTGACCACCTACCACACATGAACTGTATGATGTGTTACAGAATGGCAACAACCATGTACAACGACTTTCCATAAAGTATTATTCGTTGACTTGACTCTAGGCAAGTGGCGGGGAGGTACTATGTCTTTGATTAAACATTGCTTATAATTATTCTCTTTTATGTActatttctctttttattttttcatcaGCAATTGAGCTGAAGATTCTGTAAAAACTTGGCTGTGTGTTAATTACAGAGACCGGATatatttccattttctaaaaaaaaataagcaagcAGCTTCAACTGTGTTCACACAGCCCCAATGGCCACCGTGCTCATCTGGCCATGTGGTGCACAGTGGACTTTTGTTGAGTCTCTTGTGTTTAAGGTGTACTGGTTTGTTCCATGAGTTCTTCCAAATGCATTTGTATATATGCCTTTTTGACGTTGGTGATGAATTCTGAACCTAATTTGTCTCGGGGCCATCGCACATACGGTACCAAACAGTGTAGCTATCCTTCTTGGTCTCCAATTAAAATTCTGAGTAATTTCTAGTCCTCTTGATGCACATACTTAAATTTGTCACAGTGATTTGTGATTTTGGATGCAAGCGTTACAGTAATTTTAttagaagagaagaaaaaatagaGCAAGGGttagtaaaacaaaaaaaaacacctcCACTACGCTAAAAGGGATCAATACAAACGGTTAAAACAGAAGATAGCGtagagtactccctccgttccaaattattggtcattctaactttcttgGAGGATCAAAACATTTTgtatttgaccaaaattatagagaggatcacaaatatttatggcaccgaatagatatactataaaaaatatatttaatgaagaaactaattgtacttatttggtatcatgaatgttagtgctttattgtataaatttggtcaaacttgagatgctttgactctcaaaaaagttggaatgacttataatttgaaacggagtgaGTATGTATGAGGGTCAGTAATATTGTCATgtgccactagtagagaattgacctttagtcccggttagtagggagcaaatctcccgaaaatccatccgggataaaccaaccgggataaaaggagggtcttttgtcccgggtcactcaaccaggactaaagacccccttattaccaaccgggataaaacgggtcaccacggcaggtgctgcaaaaaaaaatcctaggcTCCGAACCACgggtcacaagtcacgcgatttttcacgcgaaatatgcgcgtgcgcgctgcgtgggattcgaacccacaacctccagcctcgcacatagcttccttgccatcccaactacacaccacatctgactatataggggatgctatcgttttgtattaactcgtgggggatccttttatcccggtttgaaacaccaaccgggataaaagacttatcccggttggtgtttcaaaccgggataaaagggttcaaggGAATTatttctcttccagtcacctcgttggggacccttttatcccgatttgaaacaccaaccgggataaatgacccccttttatcccggttggtattacaaaccgggataaaaggctctccttttatcccggttggtattacaaaccgggataaaagggggtcttttatcccggttggtgtttcaaaccgggataaaagacctctcAGGGCCTTTGCAACCTAGATAAAAGGTCCGGGTTGGTGAGcgccccaccagtgaccgagctttagtcccggttggtgaaccttttatcccgggccaactttaaaccgggacaaaagggggcacatcgaaagccaattctctactagtgtgctGCGGACAGTGAATTAGATGTTTGCATTGAGTCAATTGCCAACGGTCATTATTAACAATAAAAACATCAGAAAGATAATCAATGCAGCTAGCATATGACTAGTGATTTCACCTCATAACACATACGGCAATATAAGTGTCTGTCTTAACAAATCAAATACCATGTGAACATATTAGAGCAATTATCATTAGAGGTTGATGATTAACAAATTATGTACGGTCGAGTTGCAAATGGCTAATTTTGTCACCGCTGGTAGTATGTTTGTCAAATCAGATGGGCTTCCATAGAATAGTCGGTTTTTAATGAACTACTATAGATGACTGTTTATTCAAGGCGTCCCCAATATAACATTATGTAAGATATTTTAGATATTTGTTTAGACAAATGCAGATCACAAACTAGGAAATATATAGATGAATTCAATTTATTACATATACTACGTCATCTGCATCACTGCATTAATCGCTCAATATTTATACTCGATCTATTTGACTAATAATAGCAAAGACAAAGAATTGCAATTAATATAAATGGGAGCAGATTAGTGATTGGTTTTGATTTTCAATAGTGTACCACTTTTATACCAGAATCTTCTTCACTACAAATTGAGCGTTTCTTGTTGCGATAACTGCAAAGAACGAGATACTTCCTATAGCAAGCGTCCAGGTAACCATGAACCTGCTGGTGGTTCTATGGCTGTGAATTATATAGCATAGCAAACCATGGATATGTACATGGACACATATAAGTTCTGATCGACCAAGGGCATCATAGCATAGTAATAATATATAATTAACCTATAACTGTCATGAACTAATTGTGTAAAATACATAGGCATTCAGAATTATCATGGCAACAAATTAACCTTGGTATTTTTATCAAGTAGCTAGCCAAACAACCTTTCTGACAGATAATGCAACCTTGATACTAGATATCATTGGCAACGAACCGCAATAGAGGCAAAGAACAAAAATATTGTGCCTTAGTTGACCAAGGTGCTGAGGTGGGGAAAGACTTTAATAAGGAGATGTGTGATCATCATTCTTTTCTGCTTGACAAATTGAAGCAGGTGGCTACTGGCCAGAAATTGATCATTATCTCGAAATAATTGCACAATGAGAACTGCGTTTGGCCTAGTTCTGCGCTGAACAGGTTTTTGGCTACTTCTGGTCATCCATGATCATTACTAGTTGTGACCTTGCCGTAAGTCTTTTTTAAAGAAACCGATGATGATTAGCCTTACAGTCTACGAAGAGGCATTCGCTGATACTAAGATTTTGCCTCCGGTCACATTTCTATTAGCAAGGTTTGCCATGGAATTTGGAAACATCATATATATGATCATGTATACACAGGTGATGTACGTGACACAGAATTTGGTACGTGAGTTGAAATGGTCTCAACCACACGATTGCATTGCACACTCTTACGTAGGATCGGTAAGTAGGATCGAGCAAGATCATGGTCCTCACGACATATGATCTTGATTGTATTTAATCTTGCGAAGATGAATGTATGTCTATCTGGGACATTTTTGACCATATGTAAAAAGGAGTCGTCCAATCTTCGTTTCCATTCGGGGCTTGACTCGATGTTAATAGAATGTTTGTTTAAAGGGCCTAGATCAGAGGATCGCATATATTACCACCGAGCTTTAGTATAGCCAGCGTGTTCCGCAACAAAATAATCCAAGTAAGACAGTAATCGTCAGATTCTTAATTTCCTTACGACCTGGAGACTggagtatatagtatatatgtTTCTTGTCCGGATCTCGATGCTTGCATAAAAGAATCTTTTTCTCTTTGCAAAATTAAGAAACATATCATTGACTCAACGGTGGACTGCCTCCTGCAGATAGCTGACTGAAACAGTAGTCCGTGATGCATGTTCACTCAAACGAAGGTAAGAAGGATTGCCCTTCTAATAATATGCCAAGAGGACACCCTCACTTCAAACCGCGCACCGTTTTTTACTGCTGCTACTGTGCTACATGGTCTTCAATCATCATAACAGGGATAACCAGATGGCTCCACATCAGCTTTGCTTTCTCAGTATACATACAATCAGCTTTTCTCCAGAGGATTCTTTTCTCTCGAGCTGGAGTATACAGCCAGTTTCATGTCGATCTCAAAGCATGCgtcaaaaatatatatccttATTGACACAAGAATGGCGATCGGAGGCAGAGAAGAAGCGAAGATGGTGGCAGCGGTCAATTTGTCTCTGATCCCACCTTAAACCAGGTTGTCACCATCTTGAGGTTATTGAAGGAAGAACCACTGCAACAACCGTCGTGTCGGTTACGATGGCAGTCGCTATATATGGTTCTTCGATTCGAGGCCCTCGGAAGCAACGTGTAACAGCCTTCACTGCCACAAAAGCAACTCCAGTTTGCGTGGTACAAGAATCAATCCAATCACTAGTAGAATCCTAAGAGTAACAATCTAAAACACATAGTTACAGATGCCTGCAACAAGTCATTTGCCACCTCTATTTTTGCTTGCTGCATTCAGCAAGCAGAGAATCTGCACTACAAATAAAAGGCCTATCAGACGAATCAGCCACAGCCAATCCCTGTGCTAACCAGTAACCACCACAGCTAATCCATCCCACCACAAATTAGCTCAGCCTCAAGGCGTACCCATGAGAGGAGAATGTTGGAGCTCCAACACCCCAACTAGTCCAAGTGCCATAACTACGAGCTTGAAGATCTGGCTGAAGAACCGGGACAGGATTGTGTCCGTACCACTCCATCTCAGATGTCCTTCAAACATGATTAACTCCACATTAAGTTTGTTGAATGAATTAGTATATATATCTTGTTTGCTGGATCACGCAATTTATATTGAGACTAGCTAGAGTTGTATATTGATTATGTTCTAGATATATATGTATTCCTATCTTTTCCGATGGCCAATAAGTATGCTTTCGGGTGCCCGTGGAACATGTGGCTTCAAAGATCGGCTGGAAGCATACATGATGCGCGGCTCTCTAATTGCCGACTGGGTGTTGTCAAATCCAGATCTTTTGCACTTATTTATCTttcaaaaagaaatagaaaatgtaTTTTAAAATTTATCAAATTTAAGAAACTCCATGTTAAATGTGTGTATGTTCAGTTTTGCATACATTGTCATCAATTGCTATATGTggttactctccggaggtccgaaccttgtgcccctatgttaccattcgagttatTGATCTTACGATCTTCcttgcctacaaatctaccacccgAGTAACCTCTGGTGGACTGCTGGTTACTAAATTCGAACACACGGAGAGAAGGCAATGAGAAAGTAAAGAACTAGACGACCCGGCCAACATTTTCGAATCAATCTCAATGAAATAAAAGAGAAATTATACTAATTCAGGAGAAGAAATGATGTACTACTACTAGCAAGGAAGGGAGCAATCGCTCGAGCATTCATGGACGAAGCATCCACCTTGAGTAGAACCTGAGCCTGATGATTCCACATTTCCGCTCCAGAATTGATTGCAGTAGTCGCAGCTTATAATTGGCGAGAGGAGGACAAGCAGGATGGCATTGCAAACGATGGCGTGAGcagtgggaaaaaaataataacagCAATGATGCAAAGCATTTGGTTTTGCACACGAATAACAGCAATGATGCTGACGGTGGAATCGACTGTGGCGGCGGACGAGGGAGGCAATGGTGGCGCCGGCGCATCTTCTTATGTCTGGGAGTCAAGTAGTCAACACATGTTGGAGCCGAGCCGCATGCATGACGTCGGCACCGCTGAGCGAGCAACTATCGAGATGAGCGAGGAACGCGTGGGAGGCGGAAAGCAGGCAAGCGTCGGACCCTCCGGCTGTCCACGTGCTGCGCATCTGGTGCAGGACTGTACTGACGAGGTTTGCAGCCCGGCTGCACCAAATTTTTTCCCCTAAACTCTACTGCCAGCTTGTTAATAATATAGGCCAGGTCATCTACCTTCCTTCTTTGTTCTCCTTCTCTAACTCGGTTTCTCTCCTTCCACCATTGCCAAAGTCGCACTACTACCATTATCTGGGCATCATCCTTCATTGCCAGTACAGTTTGTAAAACCTCCTGGGACGATTGCTTTGCTTCTAGTTCTATTCTGTAGCTCTCAAGGTTCAGTGCTTGCCGAAAAACCTCCTGCTTGACGTATTTGCAATTGAAAAATAAGTGGCCTCCATCCTCATTCAGTCTATTGCACACCACACACTTCGTATCGAGCTTCATCCCTCTCCGCTGTAATTCCATTCTCAGGGCCAGACTATTGTGTGCAAAACGCCACAAGAACTGCCTGACTTTCCCTGGGCAATTTATCCTCCACAAGCCCTTCCACTGCTCCTCATCAAAAGCTTGCCCTGTTGTCAACGAACCTGTTCCTTGTCTGCTTGATCTCTGGTCATGGGCACCCTGCATCTTGTATGCTGACCGTACCGAGAAGTTTCCTCTATTGTCATAGTACCATGCAACAACATCTTCCAGATCAACATGGACTGGAATTGACAGTATCAGCTTCGCATCTTCTTCAAAAAAATTCTGGAATATAAGTTCTGAATCCCACTGCTCTGTTACGGGATCAATCAGCTCATCTACTTTAGTTAGTAGG
This genomic window from Setaria viridis chromosome 8, Setaria_viridis_v4.0, whole genome shotgun sequence contains:
- the LOC117833658 gene encoding uncharacterized protein gives rise to the protein MVFPSSMPQTELPTTGQTQDTITEETQEMSQSDTNQKQTQEIKSKDESMPTSDRLMLELRKYILLLASLVATVTYAAAFSPPGDVWQGTADGHLAGDPIIRDTHHQRYLVFFYCNATAFAASLVVIVLILILASLDDKEDHSKIICEYKKNPWIAVRPLQAAMVLDLLSLMGAYAAGTCRDTFTTIYSSLLVSTVVVYLMVQMAMASRFTDSSSGSVIVGKVEEQQLPELLAASQPGKNPDSGSGTGVVEEEEERLRKRKVLMLLATFAVSITYVAGLSSPGGFWDSTEAGHRPGDAILKDSHNARLAVFFAFNTTSFVASLLIIVVLLDRTLREINAYGFIVVALGSLVGAYTAGSCRQTDTTVYVVGQVPAVLVYILFLLLVVRAIVAVRKKSEPVIQPQAMANQGGAKREPTENEKAADQARSLVLLLATLAATITYQAGLDPPGGVWQDNRDGHKAGDPILLTTNARRYKAFFYCNSVAFVASLVAIVLVQKKLILHRHHVLEAVMILDLFGLIGAYAAGSCRDVSTSIYAIALAGAVLVYVVIHVVFITLDHTNSSRKKDDEHVERTRKRLLLFAILAATITYQAGLTPPGGFLLQDDRSRHHAGDPVLLYNFPRRYKAFFYCNSVSFMLSIALIILLVNPNLYRPAIRSHALSVCTAAGLFGLMGAYAAGSTQYLKTSIYVFVLVAVVLFFIVLLFMVFLFTGGGSTTRGVVTPNSHSNSNTTQGADVEKTEDKVVTRKKRIHANRKYLMLLGILVASVTYQAGLEPPGGAWQSSNEGYEAGNPVLHDNRRPRYLGFFYSNSTSFMASIVVILLLLVPKEQFEKQARLRSWLVVMNTTIVLDLLGLLGAYAAGSSRGWKTSVYVFVLIIAVLAYMAIHLMLSCISKQKEKNQDSSQVQSQVYVGGMP